Proteins co-encoded in one Oreochromis aureus strain Israel breed Guangdong linkage group 3, ZZ_aureus, whole genome shotgun sequence genomic window:
- the ube2z gene encoding ubiquitin-conjugating enzyme E2 Z: MADSFGDESSSSALGLDVTTGQGSGASQLPILSNSLPVGMSATGGVHSSSNPASPPLAATAQSGLTAVVAPMSAVTATPVSFGNTLTPGSSPPVVAVSPTLHASSPLPGVGLGAAGAGLLSQINATSWDPTLSTDWDNEKASQQCILRIKRDIMSIYKEPPPGMFVVPDPQDMTKIHALITGPFDTPYEGGFFLFLFRCPPDYPIHPPRVKLITTGHNTVRFNPNFYRNGKVCLSILGTWTGPAWSPAQSISSVLISIQSLMTENPYHNEPGFEQERHPGDSKNYNECIRHETMRVAVCDMLEGKVLCPEALLSVMEKSFLEYYDFYEGVCKERLHLQGQNMQDPFGEKRGRFDYQGLLARLGATHRRLREKNLAEDNHNDNDSDSDTSSSGTDPDSQGSSQP, translated from the exons ATGGCGGACAGCTTTGGAGATGAGTCCAGCAGCAGTGCCCTAGGCTTAGACGTTACTACGGGACAGGGGAGCGGAGCCTCACAGCTTCCGATTTTGTCTAACTCTCTGCCGGTGGGAATGTCGGCAACTGGCGGTGTGCACTCCAGCTCCAACCCGGCCTCTCCGCCTCTTGCCGCCACCGCGCAGAGTGGCCTAACAGCTGTGGTGGCCCCTATGTCCGCTGTCACTGCTACCCCGGTCAGTTTTGGGAACACATTGACTCCCGGCTCTTCACCACCCGTCGTGGCCGTGTCTCCCACATTGCATGCCTCCTCGCCTCTCCCCGGTGTTGGGCTAGGGGCGGCAGGAGCGGGCCTCCTCTCTCAAATCAATGCCACTTCCTGGGACCCAACTCTCAGCACGGACTGGGACAACGAAAAAGCTTCCCAGCAGTGCATCCTGAGGATAAAGAG GGATATTATGTCCATCTACAAGGAACCTCCACCAGGGATGTTCGTGGTCCCTGATCCTCAGGACATGACCAAG ATCCATGCCCTGATCACAGGGCCATTTGACACGCCATATGAGGGTggcttcttcctcttcctgttccGCTGTCCCCCTGACTACCCAATTCATCCACCACGGGTCAAGCTCATCACCACTGGGCACAACACTGTCCGCTTTAATCCCAACTTCTACCGCAATGGCAAAGTATGCCTCAGCATCCTGGG GACATGGACAGGGCCGGCATGGAGTCCAGCTCAGAGTATCTCGTCTGTGCTCATCTCAATCCAGTCTCTGATGACGGAGAACCCCTATCACAATGAACCTGGCTTTGAACAG GAGCGTCACCCAGGGGACAGTAAAAATTACAACGAGTGCATCCGCCATGAAACCATGAGAGTGGCTGTGTGTGACATGCTGGAGGGAAAAGTTCTTTGTCCTGAAGCTTTGTT gaGTGTGATGGAGAAGTCCTTccttgaatactatgatttctaCGAGGGTGTTTGCAAAGAGAGATTGCATCTGCAGGGGCAGAACATGCag GACCCATTTGGGGAGAAGCGTGGCCGTTTTGACTACCAGGGCTTGTTGGCTCGTCTCGGCGCAACCCACAGAAGACTGCGAGAGAAAAACCTGGCAGAGGACAACCACAATGACAACGACTCGGACTCAGACACCAGCTCCTCAGGGACAGACCCCGACAgtcagggcagctcacagccctgA